The uncultured Dysgonomonas sp. genome contains the following window.
TATACTTAAGTACCTGTACAACCCGGTATTGAATTGGTCAATAGTGCTTTTTGTGTGTGCAGTTCTTTTCTCTACATTCCGTTTACCATATGTCAATTATGAGTTTTTTGCAATCCTGTTCGGGATATTGATTCTGAATTTGGCAACAAATCCGCATCCGATAATAAATTTTGAAAATAAGGTATTTAATTATCTGGGCAGGATATCATATGGCCTATATATGTATCATATTATAGCAGTCATCATATCTGTAAAGCTGCTGGACTATATGGGGATTCATGCGTGGGGTGTTCAGACCTGTTTTTCCCTGGGTATAACTGTGCTGATTTCAACTCTGTCGTATTATGGTTTCGAACAACGTTTTATACAGATGAAAGGAAAGTTTTCCAAGATATTGAGCGGGGATAATGTTCATAAATGAGAAAAAGATTATTAAAATATACTTCAGAATTGCTTTATATTCTGAAAAACAATATCTTTGCACCGCTTTTCGAAGCAAAAAATGTTTAACTTTTTAATGATACTGATCAGGACAGGCGCCAGATCGAATTTTGAATGATTGATAATTTAAAAAATGTACAGCCGGTTGTAGATTTCGACTGGGATGCGTACGAAAAAGGAGACTCTTATACAGGTAAGAGCAAAGAAGAACTTGTAGAAACCTATGACCAGTCGCTGAATAAAGTAAACGACAAAGAAGTGGTAATGGGTAAAGTAACTGCTATGAACAAACGCGAAGTCGTAGTTAATATCGGTTACAAATCAGACGGTGTTGTATCAATGAATGAATTTCGTTACAATCCTGATCTGAAAATTGGTGACGAAGTAGAAGTATACATCGAAAGCCAGGAAGATAAAAAAGGACAGCTTATCCTTTCTCACAAGAAAGCGCGTGCTACACGTTCTTGGGATCGTGTTAACGAAGCTCTTGAAAAAGATGAAATCATCAAAGGTTACATCAAATGTCGTACTAAGGGCGGTATGATTGTTGACGTATTCGGTATTGAGGCATTCTTACCGGGTTCTCAGATCGACGTGAAGCCTATCCGCGATTACGATGTATTCGTTGGTAAGACAATGGAATTCAAAGTGGTTAAGATCAACCACGAATTTAAAAATGTTGTTGTTTCACACAAAGCTCTTATCGAAGCTGAACTTGAACAACAGAAGAAAGATATTATTTCGAAACTTGAAAAAGGTCAGGTACTTGAAGGTACAGTTAAGAACATCACATCTTATGGTGTATTTATCGACCTTGGCGGCGTAGACGGACTTATTCACATTACAGACCTTTCTTGGGGACGTGTTCAACATCCGGAAGAAGTGGTTAAATTGGACGAGAAAATCAACGTTGTTATCCTTGACTTCGATGACGATAAAAAACGTATTGCTCTCGGCTTGAAACAGCTTACTCCTCATCCTTGGGATGCTCTTAGCGCTGAACTTAAAGTTGGTGATAAGGTGAAAGGTAAAGTTGTTGTTATGGCTGATTACGGTGCATTTATTGAAATTGCTCCGGGTGTAGAAGGTTTGATCCACGTTTCAGAAATGAGCTGGGCACAACACCTTCGCAGCGCACAAGACTTTATGAAAGTTGGTGATGAAGTAGAAGCAGTAGTGCTTACTCTTGATCGCGACGAACGTAAAATGTCTCTTGGTATCAAACAATTGAAACCAGATCCATGGGAAAATATCGAAGAAAAATATCCTGTGGGAAGCAAACATACAGCTAAAGTTCGCAACTTCACTAATTTCGGTGTATTCGCTGAAATAGAAGAAGGTGTAGACGGACTGATCCATATCTCAGACCTTTCTTGGACTAAGAAAATCAAACACCCTAGCGAAGTAACTGCTATAGGTGCCGACATCGAAGTACAGGTACTTGAGATCGACAAAGAAAACCGTCGTTTGAGCCTTGGTCACAAACAACTTGAAGAAAATCCTTGGGATGTATTTGAGACTATCTTTACTGTAGGTTCAGTACATGAAGGGACAGTTGTTGAAATGGTTGACAAGGGTGCTGTAATCTCTCTTCCTTATGGAGTAGAAGGTTTTGCAACTCCAAAACACTTGGTGAAAGAAGATGGTTCTCAAGCGAAAGTAGATGAGAAACTTGACTTTAAAGTAATCGAATTCAACAAGGATTCTAAACGTATTATCGTTTCTCACAGCCGTGTATTCGAAGACGAAAAACCGGAAGCTAAGGAAGCAGCAGCTGAAAAGAAAGCTAGAAAAACTGCGAAGAAAGAAAAAGACGAAACAGTAAGTCAATCTTCTAATATGGAAAAAACCACATTAGGTGATATCGAAGAACTGGCAGCTCTTAAAGAAAAACTTTCAGGCGGAAGCGACGCTAAATAAGAACTGATATTCTATCTATAGAATAGGGGACGACTGTAAAAGTCGTCCCCTATCTTTTTGTTTATATAGTATTACTTGCTAATTTTATGTATATTTATAAACAGTATTCACTAAAGAATAACATTATGGATGAGCTGGTAACTGTAAAAACGTCTGATTTTGAGGCTGATCTGGCTATTGCAAAATCATATTTGATAGATAATGGCATTGATTGTGTCGTTAATGGGGAGTATATTACAATTTCCTTACCCGAGGGGGGAGGAGCAAGGTTGCAGGTGATGTCCGGTGATTATAACCGCGCAATAGAATTACTCATTAAAGGGGGCTTTGCAAAGCGTGAGGATTATGATTTCCGCGAATGAGTTATTTTAATATATAAAGCAAGGCGGCCATTTATATTAAATGGCCGCCTTGCTTTGCTGATAATATAGTTAATTGGTAGTAGCTTTCACCCTCTCTTCCTGATTCATTGCGGCCAGATTTTTTACCTTCGTAATATCCAGTTTCAATCCTTCGGCAACACGTGTTCCGTATTCCGGATGCGCTTTATAGAATATCGCGCATTGTCGGTATTGAATGCGTTGTTGAGCATTTTTGATATGCCCTACTATATTGCTTATGAGATTGCTTCTGTCGTAGTCTGACATGGCGCGTGAATATAAAGCTCCGGCTTGTACAAAGTCTATATCTCCCAATGGGTATTCGTGACGAGCGGCCATTCCCTGCACATCAATTGCGGGAGGTGTGAATTTTGCATCCGGTGCAGGCCCGTTGAAGGAATTTGGATAATAATTAGGCGCACTTTCCTGGCTCCCGATATTCATATGTCCGTCACGTTGATAATTGTGCATAGGGCATTTAGGTGCATTTACAGGGAGCTGGTCGAAGTTTGTGCCCAACCGGTGCCTCTGTGTGTCCGGATAGCTGAAAAGCCGAACCTGAAGCATCTTGTCGGGCGATGAAGCTATGCCTGGTATGAAATTACTTGGAGAGAAAGCCGCTTGTTCTATTTCGTTAAAGTAATTTTGCGGATTTCTGTTCAATACGAATTTACCTACAGGGATGAGTGGATAGTCGCTGTGGAACCATACCTTGGTAATATCGAAAGGATCGAATTTATAGTTATCGGCTTCTTCCGGTTTCATAATCTGCACATAGGCGGTCCAGGAAGGAAAATCACCTTTCTCAATACTGTTAAACAGATCGCGTGTCGCGTAATCAGGGTCAGTGCCGGCCAGCTCGGTAGCTTGCTGGTCTGTCAGGTTCTTTATTCCCTGATCTGTTTTGAAATGCCATTTTACCCAAACATGCTCTC
Protein-coding sequences here:
- a CDS encoding catalase, producing MEENKKILTTNQGNPVDNDQASITTQKHTMTLLSDVHTVEKLAHFDRERIPERVVHAKGSGAFGYFEVTHDVTKYTCADFLSQVGKRTEMLARFSTVGGEKGSADTARDPRGFALKFYTNQGNYDMVGNNTPTFFIRDGIKFPDFIHTQKRNPLSNLKDADAFWDFLSLTPESIHQVTILFSDRGTPDGYRHMHGFSSHTYMWYNEKGEHVWVKWHFKTDQGIKNLTDQQATELAGTDPDYATRDLFNSIEKGDFPSWTAYVQIMKPEEADNYKFDPFDITKVWFHSDYPLIPVGKFVLNRNPQNYFNEIEQAAFSPSNFIPGIASSPDKMLQVRLFSYPDTQRHRLGTNFDQLPVNAPKCPMHNYQRDGHMNIGSQESAPNYYPNSFNGPAPDAKFTPPAIDVQGMAARHEYPLGDIDFVQAGALYSRAMSDYDRSNLISNIVGHIKNAQQRIQYRQCAIFYKAHPEYGTRVAEGLKLDITKVKNLAAMNQEERVKATTN
- the rpsA gene encoding 30S ribosomal protein S1, coding for MDNLKNVQPVVDFDWDAYEKGDSYTGKSKEELVETYDQSLNKVNDKEVVMGKVTAMNKREVVVNIGYKSDGVVSMNEFRYNPDLKIGDEVEVYIESQEDKKGQLILSHKKARATRSWDRVNEALEKDEIIKGYIKCRTKGGMIVDVFGIEAFLPGSQIDVKPIRDYDVFVGKTMEFKVVKINHEFKNVVVSHKALIEAELEQQKKDIISKLEKGQVLEGTVKNITSYGVFIDLGGVDGLIHITDLSWGRVQHPEEVVKLDEKINVVILDFDDDKKRIALGLKQLTPHPWDALSAELKVGDKVKGKVVVMADYGAFIEIAPGVEGLIHVSEMSWAQHLRSAQDFMKVGDEVEAVVLTLDRDERKMSLGIKQLKPDPWENIEEKYPVGSKHTAKVRNFTNFGVFAEIEEGVDGLIHISDLSWTKKIKHPSEVTAIGADIEVQVLEIDKENRRLSLGHKQLEENPWDVFETIFTVGSVHEGTVVEMVDKGAVISLPYGVEGFATPKHLVKEDGSQAKVDEKLDFKVIEFNKDSKRIIVSHSRVFEDEKPEAKEAAAEKKARKTAKKEKDETVSQSSNMEKTTLGDIEELAALKEKLSGGSDAK